ATGGAAGGAGGAACAATCAACATGTCTAGTGAGATAAGAAATTGTTTATGACCAGCAAGGTCTATACATATTGTTCTTACAAATATAGAATCATGAACAGCAGTGAAATGTTCACCTTTACGCTTGCCATATCCTGCCATTGGTGTTGCATAGTCAGGTGTGATATTTACTTTGCTCCAACCAACTTTCATACTATCTCCACTTGTGGAGCTACCCGCATATTCTTTTTGTGTAATGGTATTTTCCCAAGTTTTGTAGTAATCCATTTCTTGGTAAGGAGTTCTGTCAATTCCTGTTAATAGACTGAAAAGCAAAACGAGAATAAATAGAGCAATGATTCCAATAATTTTAAGAAAAGTTTTCATTTGTTAGGCTGGGATAGTGATGTCGTCTAAAAATAACTCTAGGTGTTCAATTCCTACATGTTCCATTACGATGATCTTGTACCATTTAGGATTGTGGTGATTGTCTGGAACTATATAATATTTTGCAGCTAAATCTTGGTCTATGTACTCGGCTCTAATAGTAACAATATTGGAATCTGGGTGTCGAAAATATTCGATATTGAGTTTGTCAAGTTTGTTACACAGCCAATCAGTTCTTTTTTTCAAAACAAAGTTTTTTTCTGCCCACCCATAGCTGCCGTATGAACTCAAAATCATCCAAACTGCAATGGCATTTGCTCCTGATCTACTTCCAACAAGGGTATAATCTTCGCCTTTTACATATGAAGCATCTTTGCTATGCGTGTACTTCATGAAACCCTTTCGAATTAAGAAAATGCCTGTTCCGTATGGGGCTTGCACCATTTTGTGTGCATCCACAGTAATGCTGCTGACTTCTGGGTTTTCAAAATTTAGAATGCTTTCTTCTTGTGCAAAAGGATAGAAGAAACCACCATAAGCTCCATCAATATGAATTTTATATTCAAGTTCAGATTCTTTCAGGCATTTGGCAATCATGTCAATATCATCAACGCTGCCAAACATCGTCGTCATCATATTTGAAGTGAAAATAATATACTTTTTACCTTCGCTTTTTGCTCTATCCAAAGTCGCTGAAATTGATTCAGGGCTCATTTCTCTAGTGTCATCGTCTACTTGAATTTTGTAAAGATCAAGGCTGAGCACATTGCAGGCTTTTGGTAAACTGTAGTGCGTGTCGGTAGAACAAAATACAGCTATTTCGCTTTGTTTTGCACCTTTTTCTTTCTTGAAATATTCTCGATAAATCCATACTGCTTGCATATTGGCTTCTGTACCACCAGAGGCAACATAACCGTCGTATTCATTTTCGTTGGCTTTGAATATATCACAAGCTATTATATTTAATAGCTGTTTTTCTATTTCTTGCGTTCCAGCAAAAGTGGATTCGGATTGAGCAATGGTGTGGCAACCAATGTGGTTTGGATTGTTTATTAGTGTTTGCAGAAAAGGGGCATCCTTCAGTATTGGATTATTATTGGGGAATATTTTGGAATCCAAATGGGAAGCAGGCATTCCTAATATTGGTTCGTCGTAAAAACTACGGTTTTCACTTAGAGCTTTCGAAATTCTATCTTGAATTTCTTTGCTTGATTTCTTTTTCCAGAATTTCATTATTTGTTGAAGTAGTGTTATTCCAAAATTACAAATTTGAGGACGAATAGAGTGCCATTTTTTAGAAAAAGCTATCTTTGACAAAACCTAAACCCACTATAATGGAAATTGATTTTACTAAATATGCTACAATGGCTACCGATGCGGTTGTAACTTTTGCCCCCAAACTACTCGGATCGATAGCAGTTTTAATTATCGGATTTTGGATCATTAAAAAGCTTTCTGTAATTACTCAAAATGGTCTTAAAAAATCGAGCCTATCACCTGAGATTACGACTTTTTTGATCTCGATGTTTGATATTATTTTGAAGCTATCGGTAGTGCTTTTTGCAGCGGGTTTCATAGGATTCGATATTTCGGCGATCATTGGATTACTTGCAGCTGCAGGTTTTGCTGTTGGGTTAGCCTTACAAGGCGGCCTAGGTAATTTTGCCTCAGGAATTATCATTTTAGTCTTTAAGCCTTATCAAGTTGGTGATTGGATTCAGTTGGATGACAAATTTGGACAAGTTGAAGAAATCCAGATTTTTAATACGTTATTGGGAACCCCAGGCTTTAAAACGCTCATAATTCCAAATGGTCAAATTACAGAAAACGTAGTTACTAATTATTCTAAGAAGGGGAAGATCAGACTGGAGCTTGAAATAGCGATGCCATACGAAGAGAGTTTCCCAAAGGTTAGAGAGGTGCTTTTAGGGGTTTTGAAAAATAACGCCTTTGCACTAGATGAACCACAGCCTTTGGTTGGAATTGAAAAATACGATTCGCACAATATAATAGTAGGTGTAAAGCCATTTGTAATACCAGAAAACTATTGGGATGCCGTGTACCAAATTAATGCTGAAATAAAAGCTGCATTGAGTGCCAACGGAATTTCAATGGCCTACAGCGAAGGAGTAGAGCTAGGTAAGATTGGTGGATAACTTAAATCATAACTTACTTTATGAAAGGATGGGTAAACATACTAGAGTGCTCTGATGGATCCTATTATACAGGAAGTACCAAAGATGTGCAGATAAGGTTGATTGACCATTAGAATGGAAAAGGAGCATATCAGCCTACCCATTAATTTTATTTATTTTGAAGCGTTTGACAGAATTGACACGGCATTTTGCCATTAACCATACAACTAATCAACCCAAAACCCTAGGTCCGTTTTGGTTCACTTTAGAGACAAAATGGTTGGTGTTGATATCTATTGCGTTAAAAGCTTCGCACATGGCTTGAGCAGTTTTGTCTGCTTGGGCCTGCCCTTCGGAGAATGCAAAAATTGATGGTCCAGCTCCTGAAATACTACATCCTAAAGCTCCTGACGCAATAGCTGCCGCTTTTACTTCGGCAAAGCCTGGTATGAGAATAGACCTTTTTGGTTCAATGAGGTAATCAGTCATAGACCTGCCTATGAGTGCATAATTGGAGGTTGTTAGTCCGGCGATCATGCCAGCTACATTTCCCATTTGTGCAATTGCTTTTCCAAATTCCACTTCTTGACGAAGAATGAATCTCGCATCCTTGGTATTTACTTCCACATCTGGGTGAACAATGCTTACCCAGAGGTTGTCTGGAGTAGAGATTTTGACAACATCCAGCGGATCGTAGCTTCGGATCAAAACAAAGCCACCGAGTAGGGCAGGAGCAACGTTGTCGGCATGAGCACTACCACATGCAATACGTTCACCTTCCATAGAAAAAGGTAGAAGTTTCTCTGTTTCTAAAGGTTTTCCCAGTAATTCATTGGCGGCAAAAACTCCAGCAACAGCACTGGCAGAAGAACTGCCTAATCCACTGCCTAAAGGCATTTTTTTGTGTAATTTAATATCAAAACCTTGCTGAGAGCCAATTTTTTCTAAAAACTTGATGACAGGAACACTGACTGTATTTTGAAATGGATCAAGTGTTAATTTCCCTTCGTCTCCCGTGATTTTTGTAATGACAATTTTGGAGTCATTTCTTTTACTAACAATTACCTCGTCGCCGGGTGAATCCACAGCAAGGCCGAAGATGTCAAAACCACAAGCCACGTTTGCAACTGTTGCAGGGGCGAATATGTGAATGCTATCGCTCATTAATTCAACAAACTACTCAAGCTTATGATATCTGCAAATACACCCATTGCTGTTACTTCAGCACCTGCACCTGGGCCTTTCACTACTAGTGGGTTGTGCTTGTAACGCTCTGTGGTAAACGCAATGATATTTTCGCTACCTGCTAGGTTGTAGAAAGGATGGTTTTTATCAACGGTTCTAAGACCTAGTTTCGCTTCACCGTTTTCAAGCGTAGCAATAAACCTTAGTTTTTTGTCCAAAGCATCGGCTTCTAATAACAATTTTTCAAAACGGTCATTGTCCTTGTCAAGCTCCGTATAGAAATCTTCTACTGAAGCAGCTTTTGTACAAGCTTCATTTAATAGAGGTTCTATGGTAACGTCTTCTGGTTCAAGCTCTAAGCCTATTTCTCGTGCAAGAATCAATATCTTTCTTGCTACGTCCATTCCACTTAGATCTTCTCTTGGATCTGGTTCCGTAAAGCCTTGCTCTTTTGCTTCTTTCACGATTTGTAAGAAACTTTTACCCATCTGGAAATTATTGAAAATATAGGCTAAGGTACCCGAAAGTACAGCTTCTATTTTATGTATTTCGTCTCCAGCTTCAATCAAACCTTGTAGGGTGTTGATGATTGGTAAACCTGCACCTACGTTAGTTTCGTAAAGGAATTTTACGTTTCGTGCTTTGGCAATATCTTGTAGCTTTTTGTAATCCTTGTATGGGCCTGAGTTTGCAACTTTATTAGGCGTAACAATAGAAACACTGGCATCCATCAATGGATAGTAGAACTGCACCATGTTCTTGTCCGCAGTATTGTCAATGAAAATACTGTATGGCAAGTTTAAGGTTTGTATATCTCCTACAAACTCAGCAAGATTGGTTTTTTCTCCTCTTTCTTTGAGTTCTTCTTTCCATTTCGATATATCAATACCCTCAGCATCAATAAGCATTTGACGCGTATTACTTAGTCCAATTAGCTTAAGGTTGAGGTTTTTGTTTTTCTTCAAATATGCCTTCTGCTGGTGAATTTGTCTCAAAAGTGTTTTTCCAATAAGACCAGTAGGTCCAACCATGAAAAGGTTGAGCGTAACTCCATCCACATTAAAGAATCGCTCGTGAATTGCATTGAGGGCTTTTGAAATGTTCTTTTTCTCAATGACCACAGATATATTTAGCTCCGAAGAACCTTGGGCAACAGCTATAACGTTTACACCGTTTTGGCCTAATACGCCGAATAGTTTTCCAGAAGTACCAGAGCTGGCTTTCATGCCTTCACCTACAATAGCGATGACAGATAAATGCTCTTGAATATTTATAGATTCAATGTCAGAATGTGACATTTCTACGGCAAACTCTTCTTCAAGCAAAGACTTTACTTCTTTGGCGTCTTTCGGGCTAATAGCAAAACAAATGCTATGCTCCGATGAAGCCTGAGAAATAAGGATTACTGATATTTTATTTGCAGCTAACACACTGAATAAGCGAGCCGAAACACCAGCTACACCTATCATCCCATTTCCTTGCACATTAACCAATGCGATATCATCGATACTCGATATGCCAGTAATTGAATATGCTTTTTTCGGAGATTCTCTCGAAATCAAAGTTCCTTCGTGGTCGGCCTCAAAAGTATTGAGAACTTTCACAGGAATGTTTTTCTGAAAAGCGGGGGTGAGGCTAGGCGGATAAATAACCTTTGCTCCAAAATGCGAAAGCTCCATAGCTTCAGCATAAGATATCTTAGGAATTGTGAATGCGTTTTTCACTTTTCTAGGATCGGCAGTCATCATTCCGTTTACATCCGTCCATATTTCTATAGTACTGGCGGTCAATGCTGCTCCAAAAATAGAAGCTGTATAGTCTGATCCACCTCTACCAAGTGTAGTGGTAACTCCATCAATATTTCTAGCTATAAAACCAGTTATACAAGTTACCTGAGCCTTGTTTTCTTTGAAATAGTTGGTAATGTTATCATTCGTAGTGCTGAAGTTAACATTTGCATTTCCAAAATTGGAATCGCTTACAATAACTTCTCTGGTATCAAGCATTTGGGCTGTTAAGCCTTTTTCTTTGATCGCCGCAGTGATGATGGTCGTACTTAATCTTTCACCAAAACTTACAAGTAAATCTAGCGTGCGAGGCGAAATCTCTTGAATAAGCTCTATTCCTCTAAGCAAGTCTTCGATTTTGTTGAAAAGACCTTTTACTTGAGCGATTAAGCTACTTTGTTGTTTGACTGGGATAAGGCCACGAATGGCATTGAAGTGTCTTTCTTCTACAGAGTGCAAGTGATCTTGGTATTCAATATCAGCGTTACTCGCCATATTGCCAATTTCAATAAGCCTATTGGTTACACCACCAAAGGCAGAATATACCACAGCAACTTCCTCGTCTTCTTTTACTCGAGATTTTATAACCTCGATCACCTGATTTATGCTATCGACAGTACCTACGGATGTACCACCAAATTTTAGAACCCTCATTCAATAGTTTTATTAGTGTAAGCAGGCTCAAAACCATGCCAAAATTTCTTAATTATATGCAAAAGGCAAGCCTTTTTGGATGAAGTGGTGCAAAGATAGTAAAATATCGAGCCTAGCAATGTGAAAGTGAGTACGATAGGAGAGAAATTCTATGAGTTTTTTTTGCCAAAGATTTTGGAAATGATTTAAATAATTAGAACTTTATCTAAATAACAAAACGTGCTAAAACTATGGATGCTATTTTTAAAGCCCTAAATGACCCCACCCGACGCGAAATCCTTTTGATGTTGAAGGATAAAGACCTCAATGCTGGTAAAATTGCTGCTCAGTTCAATATGAGTAAGCCTAGTATCTCACATCACTTGGATTTATTGAAACAAGCTGAACTTGTTAGTTTCGAAAAAGCAGGACAATTCATCAATTATAGTCTGAATGCCAAAAAGCTAGAAGAGATTTTCGCGTGGTTTGTTCAGTTTAAGCCGGATGAAGCAGTGCATTTACAGAAACCTAAGATTAGGTTGTGAGTACAAAACAAAAATTTTCGATCGTAAGTTTAACCGGTGGTTACTAAGATAAAGAGAAGGAAAAAATTTAAAAATTTCTAAACAAATGAGACTTTGAGTAATATTTTTTCATCAATCAAACAGGTTAAAATAATTGACTTCTTTTATGAAATCGTTATTATAATCATTGGTGTACTATTGGCTTTCTATTTCTTGGAATTTTGAGAAATTTCAAATGAAAACTTTCCTTATTCAATATCGAAGAATATGAAAAAAGTCTTATTTGTTATTTCTTTAGCCGGTTGGTCTCTATCAGTCATAATTGTATTAGCTACATTTTTTGACATAAACTTGGAGGAAAAGGTTCAGTATATTTTTTTTCATGTCTTTGGAGGTTTTATTCTTTCTTTTTTTTCCTTATTTTTTGTTAAACATAGTTTTAGGTATTTAGAATGGGAATATGATAATGATTACTGCTCTTTACCAAATAGGATTTCCATAACACCTTTCATTAAAGGTTTGTCAAATTGGATTTATGTATTGATTGGATTTAGCTTTTTTGCAGCATTTGTTTTTATTCTTCACCATGGGAGTGTAGATGGGATGTCAGAAGTAATTGATGGTAAGTACTTCATGACCAATGCAAGGGGTATAGTTAGAGAAATAGATGAGAATGAATATCATAAAAATATGATGATTGAAATTAGAATCCTTTGTGGTTTTGGTATGATGATTTATTGGACTCCAATTTTAATTTTTAAAAAATTAATTAAGTGGGAAATTGATGACATAGGCTGAATCAAATCATTCTTTTTTTAGAATATGAGCTTTAGGCTAAATCAAGCTTTCAATTTGATGTTGTCATCGAAAAATGATGTGCTTTTTATGGAGTCCTATTTGGTTAGGCTTTGAACTAATTCTACTGCCATTTTTTCTCCTCAACATTAAATAATCCCTTTATAAGTTTCAAAAAACCTCATCAATCTCACATTTCGAATTATAAACATGTGTCGCAATCCTAATGGTATCTAAGTTGCCTTCTGGCAATGGACAAATTCTAAAAAAAAGAACGTAAACGCCTAAAACAATACAATACCATCATTTTATACCTATAAAATAGCTCATATTAATGTCTGAAACTTTAGATTAATAAATATTTCGGACATTCGAACACAGTCCTTTCTGGTTTCAATATTACCATTAATCACATGAATTTTAAGCCCTTTGTTACACTCGCTTTAGCGAGCTCTCTTTTTTTATCACTTTTCTCTTGTCAAAAGCAGCTTGCCAAAGAGTTCATCAATCCGCCGAATAAGTACAAGCCAATGCCTTTTTGGCATATCAATGGAGAGTTGACCAAAGCTGGAATTCGTGAACAAATGGAAGATGCGAAAGCGGCAGGTTTTACAGGTGTAAGCCTCTTGCCTTTGGCAGCAAAAAGCGATACCAAGCCAGGTACTAGCCCTCAATTTCTTTCTGAAGCCTATTTTGAGCGTTACCAAGACATGATTGATATTGCCAATAAAATTGACATGGAAATCATTCTGTATGACGATAATGATTTTCCTAGTGGCATGGCAGGAGGTAAAATGGAGGAGAAGTATCCCGATCACACCATGAAACGCTTGGATAAGATTGAACATGACATGCAAGGTCCTACTATTTTTAGAGATAGCATTGTTGGTATCAAGCTCATGGCTGCCGTCGCAATCAATCAAGAAACCAATGAACGAATAGAAATAAGCAAGTTTGTTAGCAACAAAGTAATAGAATGGGAGGTGCCAAAAGGTAATTGGAAGGTTTTACTTTTCCCTTTAATGAAAGACAGTTTCCACAAAAAATATTTGTGTATGGACTTCATGGACACCACAGCAGTGCGGTACATGATCAATGAAACTTATGATAAATACAAAGAACGCTTTGGTAAGTATTTTGGCAATACAATTAAAACCACTTTTTTTGATGATGTTGGCTTTTGGAGGCATCCACGAAATTGGACAGCTGCTTTTAATCAAAAGTTTGAAGAATTGAATGGTTACGACCCAAGGCCTTATTATCCAGCATTGTGGGATGATATTGGCGAGGAGACTGAGGCTGTGAGAAATGCTTTTTTTAATACAAGAGCAGAATTACTCGCCGAGGGCTTTCCAAAGTTGGTAGGGCAGTGGAACGAAGCAAATGGACTCAACAGCACAGGACACCCACCAGGGAATTATGACCCAACACCCATTGATATGAATGCCGATATTTTCAAGTTTTATCGGTATACACAAATTCCATTAACTGATGCCATCATTGCGTACCAGTTTGGCCAAAATGGACATAAACTCATTAGTTCTGCTGCGGATTATTATGACAGACCTTTGGTATCAACAGAGATTTACGGTGCTTACAAGGAGAACACTTTCGATTCCTTGATGCTTTACCGAGCCATGATGGATGTTTTTGCACGTGGGGTAAATATGGTCATCCCCCACGGAATGTGGTACGACCCTGAGAAAGTATATATTTCACCTTTGGTATCTCCATACAGTGAAAAACTCGCTCCAGCTCTGCCAGCATATTCTGAATTTGTTGGTCGAGCAAGTAAAATGCTCAGAGGTGGAAGACGAGTAAGTGAAATAGGAGTGATGTATCCATTTGAAGGATTGGCAGGTTTCTTTCGTTTTGACAATCCTGACAATATCCGCCAAGGATTTTATGTAGCACCTGAGACTGATTATCAAACAGTGAGCGGATGGCTTAGCAATGATATTCGCCGTGACTTTACTTTCATTCATCCTGAGTTATTTCTGGATTTAAAATATAGCATTGCAGAAGGCGAAATACAACTCAATAATGAGGAGAATTTCCAGAGCTACAACACACTTGTTTTGACAGGAAGTAAGGTGATTTCAGTTCCTACACTTGCAAAACTGAAGCAGTTTTACGACCGAGGTGGCAAAATTATAGCTACTAGCATGCTGCCTTATAAATCCGCAACTAGGGGAGATGACACAAAAGTGGTGGCTTTGGTGAAGGCTATTTTCGGCATTGATCCTTCGGTGCAAAACGACAGTGATGAAATAGTGGAAGCCAATAATCAATTGGGAGGAAAAGCTGTATTCATCCGAAAAGCAAGTGCATCCAAGCTAAATGAAATGCTTGATAAGCTTAGTCCTCCAGCTGATGTCGTTTTTAGTGAAAATATTGTTCTAAAAACAGACATGGGCAAATTCAACTATATCCATAAAGTGAATGAGGGAAAGCACATATACTTTTTCACCAATTCAAGTGATGAAGAGATTAGTACGGATGTTCTATTGAGAGGAAAATTAAAACCTCAGCAATGGAATCCACATAATGGACATATTTTAGAAAAAATCAGCTACGAGCATATTATTGTTAAAGATGAAA
This portion of the Spirosomataceae bacterium TFI 002 genome encodes:
- a CDS encoding Glutamate or tyrosine decarboxylase, with translation MKFWKKKSSKEIQDRISKALSENRSFYDEPILGMPASHLDSKIFPNNNPILKDAPFLQTLINNPNHIGCHTIAQSESTFAGTQEIEKQLLNIIACDIFKANENEYDGYVASGGTEANMQAVWIYREYFKKEKGAKQSEIAVFCSTDTHYSLPKACNVLSLDLYKIQVDDDTREMSPESISATLDRAKSEGKKYIIFTSNMMTTMFGSVDDIDMIAKCLKESELEYKIHIDGAYGGFFYPFAQEESILNFENPEVSSITVDAHKMVQAPYGTGIFLIRKGFMKYTHSKDASYVKGEDYTLVGSRSGANAIAVWMILSSYGSYGWAEKNFVLKKRTDWLCNKLDKLNIEYFRHPDSNIVTIRAEYIDQDLAAKYYIVPDNHHNPKWYKIIVMEHVGIEHLELFLDDITIPA
- a CDS encoding small conductance mechanosensitive channel gives rise to the protein MEIDFTKYATMATDAVVTFAPKLLGSIAVLIIGFWIIKKLSVITQNGLKKSSLSPEITTFLISMFDIILKLSVVLFAAGFIGFDISAIIGLLAAAGFAVGLALQGGLGNFASGIIILVFKPYQVGDWIQLDDKFGQVEEIQIFNTLLGTPGFKTLIIPNGQITENVVTNYSKKGKIRLELEIAMPYEESFPKVREVLLGVLKNNAFALDEPQPLVGIEKYDSHNIIVGVKPFVIPENYWDAVYQINAEIKAALSANGISMAYSEGVELGKIGG
- a CDS encoding putative endonuclease; the encoded protein is MKGWVNILECSDGSYYTGSTKDVQIRLIDH
- a CDS encoding homoserine kinase, with the protein product MSDSIHIFAPATVANVACGFDIFGLAVDSPGDEVIVSKRNDSKIVITKITGDEGKLTLDPFQNTVSVPVIKFLEKIGSQQGFDIKLHKKMPLGSGLGSSSASAVAGVFAANELLGKPLETEKLLPFSMEGERIACGSAHADNVAPALLGGFVLIRSYDPLDVVKISTPDNLWVSIVHPDVEVNTKDARFILRQEVEFGKAIAQMGNVAGMIAGLTTSNYALIGRSMTDYLIEPKRSILIPGFAEVKAAAIASGALGCSISGAGPSIFAFSEGQAQADKTAQAMCEAFNAIDINTNHFVSKVNQNGPRVLG
- a CDS encoding aspartate kinase, encoding MRVLKFGGTSVGTVDSINQVIEVIKSRVKEDEEVAVVYSAFGGVTNRLIEIGNMASNADIEYQDHLHSVEERHFNAIRGLIPVKQQSSLIAQVKGLFNKIEDLLRGIELIQEISPRTLDLLVSFGERLSTTIITAAIKEKGLTAQMLDTREVIVSDSNFGNANVNFSTTNDNITNYFKENKAQVTCITGFIARNIDGVTTTLGRGGSDYTASIFGAALTASTIEIWTDVNGMMTADPRKVKNAFTIPKISYAEAMELSHFGAKVIYPPSLTPAFQKNIPVKVLNTFEADHEGTLISRESPKKAYSITGISSIDDIALVNVQGNGMIGVAGVSARLFSVLAANKISVILISQASSEHSICFAISPKDAKEVKSLLEEEFAVEMSHSDIESINIQEHLSVIAIVGEGMKASSGTSGKLFGVLGQNGVNVIAVAQGSSELNISVVIEKKNISKALNAIHERFFNVDGVTLNLFMVGPTGLIGKTLLRQIHQQKAYLKKNKNLNLKLIGLSNTRQMLIDAEGIDISKWKEELKERGEKTNLAEFVGDIQTLNLPYSIFIDNTADKNMVQFYYPLMDASVSIVTPNKVANSGPYKDYKKLQDIAKARNVKFLYETNVGAGLPIINTLQGLIEAGDEIHKIEAVLSGTLAYIFNNFQMGKSFLQIVKEAKEQGFTEPDPREDLSGMDVARKILILAREIGLELEPEDVTIEPLLNEACTKAASVEDFYTELDKDNDRFEKLLLEADALDKKLRFIATLENGEAKLGLRTVDKNHPFYNLAGSENIIAFTTERYKHNPLVVKGPGAGAEVTAMGVFADIISLSSLLN
- a CDS encoding regulatory protein, arsR family — its product is MDAIFKALNDPTRREILLMLKDKDLNAGKIAAQFNMSKPSISHHLDLLKQAELVSFEKAGQFINYSLNAKKLEEIFAWFVQFKPDEAVHLQKPKIRL